One window of Entelurus aequoreus isolate RoL-2023_Sb linkage group LG06, RoL_Eaeq_v1.1, whole genome shotgun sequence genomic DNA carries:
- the slc25a39 gene encoding probable mitochondrial glutathione transporter SLC25A39 isoform X1 produces MAERAVSGASAAISPVQQMLASGTGALLTSVFVTPLDVVKIRLQAQQSPLRQALTSEAATWAGVTCSPKWRCFLYCNGLMEHVYVCQNGCSSWYKPPPTHFSGTLDAFVKISRHEGLRSLWSGLPPTLVMAVPATVIYFTCYDQLRDFLRYGLGFHGSHIPLVAGGLARLGAVTVISPLELIRTKMQSRRLTYGELRVCIRTAVAQDGLLSLWRGWGPTVLRDVPFSAIYWFNYELIKARLCERSQTSQANFSISFTAGATSGAVAAILTLPFDVVKTRRQIQLGEMDALGVPFKKTSSTWHIMKEIWSKVGYRGLFAGFMPRVIKVAPACAVMISTYEFGKAFFQKINCDCERMAS; encoded by the exons ATGGCGGAGCGGGCTGTCAGCGGCGCGTCGGCCGCCATTTCTCCAGTGCAGCAGATGCTGGCCTCTGGCACCGGAGCCCTCCTCACATCTGTTTTTG TCACACCTCTGGATGTGGTGAAGATCAGGCTGCAGGCTCAGCAGAGCCCTCTCCGTCAAG CTCTAACCAGTGAAGCTGCTACCTGGGCTGGTGTCACCTGCTCCCCCAAGT ggAGGTGCTTCCTATACTGCAACGGGCTGATGGAGCATGTATACGTGTGTCAGAATGGCTGCAGCAGCTGGTACAAACCACCACCGACACACTTCAGCGGAACCCTG GATGCTTTTGTGAAGATCTCTCGCCATGAAGGACTGAGGTCATTGTGGAGTGGACTCCCACCCACGCT tgtCATGGCCGTACCCGCCACTGTCATTTACTTCACCTGCTACGACCAGCTGCGGGACTTTCTGAGATATGGCCTGGGTTTCCATGGCAGCCACATCCCTCTTGTTGCAGGGGGTCTTGCGAGAT tggggGCTGTGACGGTCATCAGTCCCCTGGAGCTGATCAGGACCAAGATGCAGTCTCGCCGCCTCACCTACGGCGAGCTGCGAGTGTGTATCCGCACCGCCGTGGCCCAGGACGGCCTGCTGTCGCTGTGGCGGGGCTGGGGCCCCACCGTGCTCAGAGATGTCCCCTTCTCTG CAATTTATTGGTTCAACTACGAACTGATCAAAGCTCGCTTGTGTGAAAGATCCCAAACAAGTCAAGCCAACTTCTCCATAAGCTTTACTGCAGGAGCCACGTCTGGAGCT GTCGCCGCCATACTGACGCTGCCTTTCGACGTGGTGAAGACTCGCAGACAGATCCAGCTGGGAGAGATGGACGCACTGGGAG TACCGTTCAAGAAGACGTCGTCCACATGGCACATCATGAAGGAAATATGGAGCAAAGTGGGCTACCGGGGTCTCTTTGCAG GTTTCATGCCCAGAGTGATCAAAGTGGCGCCCGCCTGCGCCGTGATGATCAGCACCTACGAGTTTGGAAAGGCCTTTTTCCAGAAAATCAACTGTGATTGTGAGCGAATGGCGTCATAG
- the slc25a39 gene encoding probable mitochondrial glutathione transporter SLC25A39 isoform X2, which yields MAERAVSGASAAISPVQQMLASGTGALLTSVFVTPLDVVKIRLQAQQSPLRQGRCFLYCNGLMEHVYVCQNGCSSWYKPPPTHFSGTLDAFVKISRHEGLRSLWSGLPPTLVMAVPATVIYFTCYDQLRDFLRYGLGFHGSHIPLVAGGLARLGAVTVISPLELIRTKMQSRRLTYGELRVCIRTAVAQDGLLSLWRGWGPTVLRDVPFSAIYWFNYELIKARLCERSQTSQANFSISFTAGATSGAVAAILTLPFDVVKTRRQIQLGEMDALGVPFKKTSSTWHIMKEIWSKVGYRGLFAGFMPRVIKVAPACAVMISTYEFGKAFFQKINCDCERMAS from the exons ATGGCGGAGCGGGCTGTCAGCGGCGCGTCGGCCGCCATTTCTCCAGTGCAGCAGATGCTGGCCTCTGGCACCGGAGCCCTCCTCACATCTGTTTTTG TCACACCTCTGGATGTGGTGAAGATCAGGCTGCAGGCTCAGCAGAGCCCTCTCCGTCAAG ggAGGTGCTTCCTATACTGCAACGGGCTGATGGAGCATGTATACGTGTGTCAGAATGGCTGCAGCAGCTGGTACAAACCACCACCGACACACTTCAGCGGAACCCTG GATGCTTTTGTGAAGATCTCTCGCCATGAAGGACTGAGGTCATTGTGGAGTGGACTCCCACCCACGCT tgtCATGGCCGTACCCGCCACTGTCATTTACTTCACCTGCTACGACCAGCTGCGGGACTTTCTGAGATATGGCCTGGGTTTCCATGGCAGCCACATCCCTCTTGTTGCAGGGGGTCTTGCGAGAT tggggGCTGTGACGGTCATCAGTCCCCTGGAGCTGATCAGGACCAAGATGCAGTCTCGCCGCCTCACCTACGGCGAGCTGCGAGTGTGTATCCGCACCGCCGTGGCCCAGGACGGCCTGCTGTCGCTGTGGCGGGGCTGGGGCCCCACCGTGCTCAGAGATGTCCCCTTCTCTG CAATTTATTGGTTCAACTACGAACTGATCAAAGCTCGCTTGTGTGAAAGATCCCAAACAAGTCAAGCCAACTTCTCCATAAGCTTTACTGCAGGAGCCACGTCTGGAGCT GTCGCCGCCATACTGACGCTGCCTTTCGACGTGGTGAAGACTCGCAGACAGATCCAGCTGGGAGAGATGGACGCACTGGGAG TACCGTTCAAGAAGACGTCGTCCACATGGCACATCATGAAGGAAATATGGAGCAAAGTGGGCTACCGGGGTCTCTTTGCAG GTTTCATGCCCAGAGTGATCAAAGTGGCGCCCGCCTGCGCCGTGATGATCAGCACCTACGAGTTTGGAAAGGCCTTTTTCCAGAAAATCAACTGTGATTGTGAGCGAATGGCGTCATAG
- the rpl3 gene encoding 60S ribosomal protein L3 produces MSHRKFSAPRHGSLGFLPRKRSSRHRGKVKSFPKDDPSKPVHLTAFLCYKAGMTHIVREVDRPGSKVNKKEVVEAVTILETPPMIVVGVVGYVETPRGLRAFKTIFAEHMSDECKRRFYKNWYKSKKKAFTKYCKKWQDEDGKKHLEKDFNSMKKYCKVIRILAHTQMRLLPLRQKKSHLMEVQLNGGSIAEKVDWAREKLEQAVPINTVFSQDEMIDVIGVTKGHGYKGVTSRWHTKKLPRKTHRGLRKVACIGAWHPARVAFSVARAGQKGYHHRTEINKKIYKIGQGYHQKDGKLVKNNASTDYDLSNKSINPMGGFVHYGDVSNDFVMVKGCVVGTKKRVLTLRKSLLVQTSRRALEKIDLKFIDTTSKFGHGRFQTAEEKKAFMGPLKKDRIAKEETA; encoded by the exons ATG TCCCACCGCAAGTTTTCGGCTCCGCGCCACGGCTCTTTGGGCTTCTTGCCCCGCAAGAGGAGTAGCCGTCACCGGGGTAAGGTGAAGAGCTTCCCCAAGGATGACCCAAGCAAGCCCGTTCATTTGACCGCCTTCCTGTGCTACAAGGCCGGTATGACTCACATCGTCCGTGAGGTGGACAGACCTGGGTCAA AGGTGAACAAGAAAGAAGTAGTTGAGGCTGTCACCATCTTGGAGACTCCCCCTATGATCGTGGTGGGAGTTGTGGGCTACGTCGAAACTCCCCGTGGTCTGCGCGCCTTCAAGACCATCTTTGCCGAGCACATGAGTGATGAGTGCAAGCGCAGATTCTACAAAAACTG GTACAAGTCCAAGAAGAAGGCTTTCACCAAGTACTGCAAAAAGTGGCAGGATGAGGACGGCAAGAAGCACCTGGAGAAAGACTTTAACTCCATGAAAAAGTACTGCAAGGTCATCCGCATCCTCGCCCACACACAG ATGCGTCTGCTGCCTCTGAGGCAAAAGAAATCTCACCTGATGGAGGTGCAGCTCAATGGTGGCTCCATCGCAGAAAAGGTGGACTGGGCCCGTGAGAAGCTGGAGCAGGCTGTGCCCATCAACACAGTCTTCTCCCAGGACGAGATGATTGACGTCATTGGTGTCACCAAGGGACACGGCTACAAAG GGGTGACCAGTCGTTGGCACACAAAGAAGCTCCCTCGTAAGACCCATCGTGGTCTGCGCAAGGTGGCTTGCATCGGTGCCTGGCATCCGGCCCGTGTTGCCTTCTCTGTGGCCCGGGCTGGTCAGAAGGGATACCATCACCGCACTGAGATCAACAAGAAG ATCTACAAGATCGGTCAGGGCTACCACCAGAAGGATGGGAAACTGGTGAAGAACAATGCTTCCACGGATTATGATCTGTCCAACAAGAGCATCAACCCTATG GGTGGGTTTGTCCACTATGGAGACGTTTCCAACGACTTTGTCATGGTGAAGGGATGTGTAGTAGGAACCAAGAAGAGGGTTCTGACTCTGCGTAAG TCTCTGCTGGTGCAGACAAGCCGTCGTGCCTTGGAGAAGATCGACCTCAAGTTCATCGACACCACCTCGAAGTTTGGTCACGGACGCTTCCAGACCGCGGAAGAGAAGAAGGCGTTCATG GGACCACTCAAGAAGGACCGCATTGCCAAGGAGGAGACAGCCTGA